A segment of the Zonotrichia albicollis isolate bZonAlb1 chromosome 34, bZonAlb1.hap1, whole genome shotgun sequence genome:
GCACCGGAATCCGCGCCGACGGCGGCCCGGGGATCGGTCCCAGCCCCGGGAGCGGCTCCGGAGCCGCGATCGGGCCCGAACAGGGAGCGGCTCCGCCTCACACAccagcaccggcaccggcaccggctcCGCCGCACAGCGCCGCTTCCGGACCCGCCCACGCACTTCCGCTGCGGATCCACAGCTCCTCATTGGCTGCCGAGGGTTTGACGGACGGCGCGCTCCCCGTCAGTCAGCGAAGCGGAGCGGCGCCGGCCAATCAGAACGCGGCATAGGGCGTGCGCGAGCCCTCAGGCCAATGGCGATAAGGGGAGGTGCGTAGGGAGGACCCGaagaggaggggaggagaggcGGGGTCTGCGCCGGAAGTGGCGAAAGGAGGTTCCGGAAGTGGGAGGATCCGAGGGGTCTGAGGGGACagacccccccccaaaccccagggcTGTTTTGGGACAATAAAGGATTTTTCGGGGCAATAAATGGCTTTTGAGGGCAATAAAGAATTTTATGGGGCAAAAAAAGGACTTTTAGCCAGCAATAAAAGATTTTTGTGTCAATAAAGGATTTTTGGGGGCAGTCCCGTGTCAGTCCCGGTTCGGTCCTGGGTCGGTCCCGGTCGGTTCCGGTCACTCCGGTCAGTAGCGGCCCCCCCGGCACAGGTCGCACCTGCAGGACGTGGCCGAGACCGTCCGGAGCCGCCGGGACCCGCCCGGGCAGCGCAAGGTGAGCTGCACCTGCGGGGGGCGGGGTCAGGGGCGGGGCCAGGGACACACCCAGGCACACCCGGGCGTGCCACGCCCACACCTGAACACGCCCGGACACACCTGAGTGTGCCACGCCCATACCTGAACACGCCCTGCCACACCCTTGCAGGCCACACCTACACTTGCCCATGCCCTGCTACACCTTCTCAGACCACGCCCACACCCGTTTAGCCACACCCACTCCACGCAAGCCCCACCCCCAGCCTCCCCGTGCCCCCATGCCCCGCCCACACCCTCAAAATCCCCGCCCCCGCAGCCCCTCGCCATCCTGGCCCCGCCCCGCACACCGAGTCACCGCCCACCCGTGTCACGTGCTCCATGGTGCAGCACCGCGCCTGCGCCAGCAGGCTCCGCCCTCCGGCCTCCAGCAGAGCgaggggggcggggccggcgctcGACTCGCAGTGCCCCGCGCATGCGCCTAGCCAGGCCACTCCCCCCGAGCGGCATCGCTCCGCCCCTCTCggcaggggcagagggaccCCTGGAATGGAGGAGGGGTCAAAAGGGGCGGAGTCTGGAGGGGGGGAGGAGCCTTGAGGGGCGGGGCTGTGCAGGTGTGGGCGGGGCTCCTGGGGCTtcgggggggtcccgggggtctctggggatcttgggggattttgggggtcccgggggattatggggggtcttggggggggggggggcctcTGGGGAGTttctgggggtcccaggggaatTTCGGGGGGTTCTTGGGGGATTCTGGGAAAGTTTTGGAGGTCCCGGGGGTGTCTCTGAGGGTCCCGGGGGCAGTTTGGGCGTTccgagggaattttgggggggttttgggggttccgGGGTCCCCCCGCTCTTACGGCGCAGGCGGCAGCCCGGCCCGGGGGTCTCGGTGGCGGCCGGGGGCGGCAGCGggaggatgaggaagatgaggaggatgaggaggaagctCCGGGCGGCCATGGCGGATCCGggacccccccgggaccccccgggacccccaaaccccgcCCGGGCCTCCCCCCCATCCCCCGGTTCCTCCGGTCCGCCAGGGGGCGCGCGGTGCCGGCAGCGCCGACCCGGAAGTggtggcgggagcggcggcgcgCGGGCCAATGGGagctgggggcggggccggagggggcggggccttgCTCGGCCGCCATGGGGCTCCTGACGATCCTGAAGAAAATGCGCGAGAAGGAGCGAGAGCTGCGGCTGCTCGTGCTGTGAGCGGGGCTAAGGGGGGCGGGGCCGAGGGGGCGGGGCTGGGGAGaaggagggggcggggcctgcgcggggggagggggctcgcggggggggggtgggggatgGGGAGGCCGCGTGGTGGGGGCGGGTTTGCGGGACTTCCGGTGGGTGgggcgggaggggcggggcttggGAGGGTGGGGCACATTGGGGAGGAGTCTCTGAGGGTGTGGTTGGGGTGTGGCCCTTGGGGTGGGGTCCATGGGTGTGGTTTAAAGGGGTGGGGCCCGCCAAGGGGGCCTGGTCAGGGCAGAGTTATTGGCACCTATAAAGGCAGGGAAAGAGGCGGGTTTACGCTCAGGGCGGGGCTCTGGGGGCGTGTCCGTGCGTGGGCGTGCCCTGAGGCCCCGCCCCTCGCAGGGGATTGGACAACGCCGGGAAGACGACGCTGCTGAAGCGGCTGAACGGGGAGGACGTGGGCGGCACCTCCCCCACGCTGGGCTTCAACATCAAAACGCTCGAGCACCGCGGGTCAGGGGCGGGGCCGAGGGGGCGGGGCCAATGGGGCGGGGCCAATGGGGCGGGGTGAAATGCTCTGGGGCAGAGCCATGGGCATCagggggcagggaaggggcggGGCTAAGGGGCATGGATTCTGGGGGCGGGGCTAATGGCTGGGGGAGGGGTTACTTGGAGGGAGGGGCCGCTGGATGTGGGTGGAGCCAATGGGTGGGAGGGGGCACCAGTTTGGGGAGGGGCATCCACGTGGGAGGGGCCATCCAGGTGGGAAGGGGCGGGGCCATGCTGCTAACCCTAATGACCTCATGTTGACCCTGCTGACCCCACCCTGACCTCTGTGACACTTGTGACCCCTGAATGACCCCGTGACCTTTGTGtgacccctgtgtgacccctgtgtgaccccagGTTCCAGCTGCACGTGTGGGACATCGGGGGTCAGAGCTCTCTGTGCTGACCATGACTGACCATCACTGACCCCGGTGTGACCCCACTGACCCCTGAATGACCCCGtgacccctgtgtgaccccagGTTCCAGCTGCACGTGTGGGACGTCGGGGGTCAGAGCTCTCTCCGCTCCTATTGGCGCAATTACTTCGAGAGCACGGACGGGCTGGTCTGGGTGGTGGACAGCAGTGACCACGAGCGGCTCAAGCTCTGTGCCCGCGAGCTGAAAGCATTGCTGAAGGAAGAggtgacactctggggacaccctggggacaccctggggacattggggacaccctggggatattggggacattggggacaccctggtgacattggggacaccctggggacaccctggggacaccctggtgacattggggacaccctggggacaccctggggacattggggacaccctgggagcagccacagggacagggagcattGGGGACACACGGACGGGCGGGTCGgggtggggacagcagtgacCACGAGCggctcaagctgtgccagggagctccaggtgctgctcaaTGAGCAGGTGACATCttggggacgttggggacaccttgggggcgttggggacaccttgggggcATCCCCAGGGGACACCCAggctgagcaggggctgggaaagatgtggggggacacagggacagggatgtggTGACAgaggggggacacggggacgtggggaaatggggggacagggacacaggggtaggaaggacacggggacacggggacagggctggggtggTGACATGGGGCTGGGCCATCACAGGGTGACCctgaccctgtccctgtccctgtccctgaccctgtccctgtccccatccctgtccccatccctgtccccatttgtCCCCTTTGCTGTCCCCTCTCGCAGCGCCTGGCCGGGGCCTCCCTGCTCGTGTTCGCCAACAAGCAGGACCTGCCCGGGGCGCTGCCGGCCGGGGACATCCGACAGGTACCCTGACCCCTGCGTGACCCCTGGGtgacccctgtgtgaccccTGCGTGACCCCTGCGTGACCCCTGTGCCCCTCCCCAGGCACTGGAGCTGGACTCCATCCGCAGCCCTGTGACCCCTGACCCCCCTGTGACCCCTGCGTGACCCCTGCGTGACCCCTGTGCCCCCCCCAGGCCCTGGAGCTGGACTCCATCCGCAGCCCTGTGACCCCTGACCCCCCTGTGACCCCTGCGTGACCCCTGCGTGACCCCTGCGTGACCCCTGTGCCCCCCCCCCAGGCCCTGGAGCTGGACTCCATCCGCAGCCACCGCTGGCGCCTCCAGGGCTGCTCGGCCTTCACCGGGCGCGACCTCCTGCCCGGCCTGGACTGGCTGCTGGACGACATCGGGGCCCGCCTGTGCCCCATAgactgaccactgagtgaccacagtgACCACACTGAccacagtgaccactgacccCTGACTGACCCCACAgtgccctcctgcccagcctggacTGGCTGCTGGACGACATCGGGGCCCGGCTGTGCCCCACtgactgaccactgagtgaccactgagtgaccactgagtgaccacagtgaccactgaccaccgACTGAGTGATCCTGAGTGACCGCAGTGACCACCAGAGTGACCCTCAGTGACTCTTGTGCCCCATGGAGTGACCACTGCAGTGACCCCCCCCAGACTGACCCTTAGAGTGACCACAGTGACAACTGACCATTTGAATGGCCACCAGTGACCTCTGGAGCAACCCTGAGTGACCGCCGGACTGACCACCAGAGTGACCCCTGCAGTGACCACTGGAGTGACCCCACCCGGCCCCTCCCCTCGGTGCCAATAAAGTTGGGCAGTTTTGGGTCAATTTCAGGCcattttgggtcagttttgggccattttgggtcaattttgggtcagttttgggcatttttgggccattttgggtcCATTCTGGGCATTTTTGGGTCATTCACAACgactcagggctgggggaggggtCTCGATCCTTTATTgcggggtgggggaggggattcgggggtgggggaggggctcagggcagcGGCCCCGCCCCCCCGGGGGGTCCCTGAAGGCGGGGGGGGGCAGcagcggcccctcccccccctcctcctcctcatcctcggCCCCGCCCCACGCGGACAcctggggggggaggggcggggtcaCGGGGGGGTCAccgcccctcccctcccccacaAAGGTCACACCCCGCCCCCTCCCACAAGGCCCCTCCCCCATTACACCCCCCCCCcgctgcccctccccccctcACCGAGTCccgggggggggtcccgggcCCGGGGGGGCTCCCCAGGACCCTCTGCAGCGCCTCGGCCACGCGGCGGCTCAGGGCGGCTCGGTCCAGCGCCACCGACTGGGCCTGGGGCACAGAGAGGACGggagtcaccccaaaatccatcccgaaaactgccccaaaacggCCGGaatgaaccccaaaatcagccacaaaaactgccccaaaatggcCGGaatgaaccccaaaatccatcccaaaaactgccccaaaatggcCGGaatgaaccccaaaatccatcccaaaaactgccccaaaacggCCGGAATGAACCCCGAAATCCATCCcgaaaactgccccaaaatggcCGGAATTCACCCTGAAATCCATCCCGAAAAGTGCCCCAAAACGGCCGGaatgcaccccaaaatccatc
Coding sequences within it:
- the ARL2 gene encoding ADP-ribosylation factor-like protein 2 isoform X2 produces the protein MGLLTILKKMREKERELRLLVLGLDNAGKTTLLKRLNGEDVGGTSPTLGFNIKTLEHRGFQLHVWDVGGQSSLRSYWRNYFESTDGLVWVVDSSDHERLKLCARELKALLKEERLAGASLLVFANKQDLPGALPAGDIRQALELDSIRSPVTPDPPVTPA
- the ARL2 gene encoding ADP-ribosylation factor-like protein 2 isoform X1, producing MGLLTILKKMREKERELRLLVLGLDNAGKTTLLKRLNGEDVGGTSPTLGFNIKTLEHRGFQLHVWDVGGQSSLRSYWRNYFESTDGLVWVVDSSDHERLKLCARELKALLKEERLAGASLLVFANKQDLPGALPAGDIRQALELDSIRSHRWRLQGCSAFTGRDLLPGLDWLLDDIGARLCPID